A stretch of Triticum aestivum cultivar Chinese Spring chromosome 1D, IWGSC CS RefSeq v2.1, whole genome shotgun sequence DNA encodes these proteins:
- the LOC123170313 gene encoding protein GL2-INTERACTING REPRESSOR 2, protein MSRNNGKGPKLDLRLSFSRSRGGGRGGGGGGPSAAPPGGSNSPRRMSSSSSSSASPPSSCVSSEGSPEAGGGSGGSAMILAGCPRCMMYVMLSREDPKCPKCHSTVLLDFNDVGADHRNPGFGSGKVGKGKRG, encoded by the coding sequence ATGAGCAGGAACAATGGTAAGGGGCCGAAGCTGGACCTGAGGCTGAGCTTTTCGCGGTCAcgcggcggcggccgtggcggcggcggagggggtcCATCGGCTGCGCCGCCGGGAGGCAGCAACTCGCCGAGGAGGATGtcttcgtcgtcttcttcctccgcatcCCCGCCGAGCTCGTGCGTGTCGTCGGAGGGGAGCCCGGAGGCTGGTGGGGGCAGTGGTGGCTCGGCGATGATCCTCGCGGGCTGCCCCCGGTGCATGATGTACGTGATGCTGTCGCGGGAGGACCCCAAGTGCCCCAAGTGCCACAGCACTGTGCTCCTCGACTTCAACGACGTCGGCGCCGACCACCGCAACCCAGGGTTCGGCTCCGGCAAGGTCGGCAAGGGCAAGCGCGGCTGA